The window GGAACTCGCCGAGGACCTCTCCCGCCGGGCCGCCCTGGCCCTGGACAACGCCCGCCTCTACTCGGAGCGCACGGCGATCAGCCAGTCCCTCCAGCGCAGCCTCCTGCCCCCCGAGCTCCCGGTGATCGCGGGCGTCGAGGTCGAGGTCATCTACCGCGCGGCGGGCGAGGGCAACGAGGTCGGCGGCGACTTCTACGACGTCTTCCCCATCAGCGACGGCGCCTACGGCTTCGCCATCGGCGACGTATGCGGTACGGGCCCGAACGCCGCCGCGGTCACCGGCCTGGCCCGCCACGCCCTGCGCCTCCTGGCCCGCGAGGGCCTCAGCGGCCCGGCGGTCCTGGAGCGCCTCAACTCCGCCATCCTCGACGAGGGCGCCCGCAGCCGCTTCCTCACCCTCCTCTACGGCGAGATGCGGCCCCAGGAGGACGGCAGCGCCGAGCTGAAGGTCGTCTGCGCCGGCCACCCCCTCCCGCTGCGCCTGCGCCAGGACGGCTCTGTCGAACCTGCGGCCGAACCCCAGCCGCTCCTCGGCGTCATCGAGGACCTGGAGCTCTACGAGCAGACGGTCACCCTCGACCCGGGCGATGTCCTCCTGTGCGTCACGGACGGCGTCACCGAACGCCGCGAAGGCGCCCGCATGCTGGGCGACGACGGCCTCGCCGACGTCCTCACGACCTGCACGGGCCTGACGGCCGGAGCGGTCGCGGCCCGCATCATGCGCGCGGTGGAACGCTTCGCGTCGGACGCCCCGTCCGACGACATGGCGATCCTGGCCATGCGCGTCCCGGGCCTCCACAAGGACTAGGACAGGGAAAAGGCCCCACCCGTTAGGGTGGGGCCTTTTCTGCTGGAGCCCCCAAGCGGAATCGAACCGCTGACCTTCTCCTTACCATGGAGACGCTCTACCGACTGAGCTATAGGGGCCTGTCGCCTTGCGGTTTCCCGCGCGGCAACGGAATAGATCATACCCCGAACAGACCCGTGCTCCCAACCACGTCAGAAGGCGGGCTGCAGCAGCCCTCCGAGGGCGTTGCACGCGGAGACTATGCGCTGCATGTCCCGCTTGGTCAACGTCGCGTCGACGGGCAGCGCGAGCGTCTCGTCGGCGGCTCGCTCCGTCTCCGGGAGAGAAACACACCGCCGGAATTCGGGCAGCCGATGCACGGGGGTCTTCACCGGCACCCGGCATTCAACTCCCTTGGCCCGCACGGCCCGTGCGAAGGCATCCCGGTCCGGTCGCCCGTTACCCGGAACCCGAACGACGTACTGCTGGTAGGTGTGCCCGTCACCGTCGTCCGGTGTCCGCACTCCCCTCAGCTTCGCGTGGAGATAGCCGGCACGCTCCCTGCGCTGCGCTATCTCGTCGTACGGCGCCTCGGACTCTCCTTGTTCCAGCACGAGCAGTCCGTGCCGCGCTCCCAGCGTGTGCAGCCGCGCGAGGTCGGCGAGCCGTCCGAAGCGGTGCACGACAACCACGGCCGCGGTGCGCGGAGTTACCGCCGCTTCCACAGCGACGGCGTCGAGGCAGTAGGTGGCAGGATCTATGTCGGCGAACACCGGCATCGCCCCGGCCATGGCAACGGCCTCGGCGACCTCGACGTTCCCGAAGGCCGGCACGACGACCTCGTCACCGAGTCCGACTCCGGCGGCCCTGAGCATTGCAGCAGTACCCATGCTTTGGATGCTGAGCGCGCAACGTGAACTTCAAGTGACGCGGAACAAAAAAGGGCCGGTCCCGTAACCAAAGTTACGGGACCGGCCCTTTGAATGATTGTTCGGCGGCGTCCTACTCTCCCACAGGGTCCCCCCTGCAGTACCATCGGCGCTGAAAGGCTTAGCTTCCGGGTTCGGAATGTAACCGGGCGTTTCCCTAACGCTAAAACCACCGAAACACTATGAAACTGTAAACTGCCGCACCATACCGTGACCTGGGTATGGGGCTGTTCGTGGTTTCAGAACCAACACAGTGGACGCGAGCAACTGAGGACAAGCCCTCGGCCTATTAGTACCGGTCAACTCCACACGTTACCGTGCTTCCATATCCGGCCTATCAACCCAGTCGTCTACTGGGAGCCTTACCCTCTCAAGGAGGTGGGAATACTCATCTCGAAGCAGGCTTCCCGCTTAGATGCTTTCAGCGGTTATCCCTCCCGAACGTAGCCAACCAGCCATGCCCTTGGCAGAACAACTGGCACACCAGAGGTTCGTCCGTCCCGGTCCTCTCGTACTAGGGACAGCCCTTCTCAATATTCCTACGCGCACAGCGGATAGGGACCGAACTGTCTCACGACGTTCTAAACCCAGCTCGCGTACCGCTTTAATGGGCGAACAGCCCAACCCTTGGGACCGACTCCAGCCCCAGGATGCGACGAGCCGACATCGAGGTGCCAAACCATCCCGTCGATATGGACTCTTGGGGAAGATCAGCCTGTTATCCCCGGGGTACCTTTTATCCGTTGAGCGACGGCGCTTCCACAAGCCACCGCCGGATCACTAGTCCCGACTTTCGTCCCTGCTCGACCCGTCGGTCTCACAGTCAAGCTCCCTTGTGCACTTACACTCAACACCTGATTGCCAACCAGGCTGAGGGAACCTTTGGGCGCCTCCGTTACTCTTTAGGAGGCAACCGCCCCAGTTAAACTACCCATCAGACACTGTCCCTGATCCGGATCACGGACCCAGGTTAGACATCCAGCACGACCAGACTGGTATTTCAACGACGACTCCACCCACACTGGCGTGCGAGTTTCAAAGTCTCCCAGCTATCCTACACAAGCCGAACCGAACACCAATATCAAACTGTAGTAAAGGTCCCGGGGTCTTTCCGTCCTGCTGCGCGAAACGAGCATCTTTACTCGTAGTGCAATTTCACCGGGCCTATGGTTGAGACAGTCGAGAAGTCGTTACGCCATTCGTGCAGGTCGGAACTTACCCGACAAGGAATTTCGCTACCTTAGGATGGTTATAGTTACCACCGCCGTTTACTGGCGCTTAAGTTCTCAGCTTCGCCACCCCGAAGAGTGACTAACCGGTCCCCTTAACGTTCCAGCACCGGGCAGGCGTCAGTCCGTATACATCGCCTTACGGCTTCGCACGGACCTGTGTTTTTAGTAAACAGTCGCTTCTCGCTGGTCTCTGCGGCCACCCCCAGCTCAGAGCGCGAAGCTCATCACCGGATGTGGCCCCCCTTCTCCCGAAGTTACGGGGGCATTTTGCCGAGTTCCTTAACCATAGTTCACCCGAACGCCTCGGTATTCTCTACCTGACCACCTGAGTCGGTTTAGGGTACGGGCCGCCATGAAACTCGCTAGAGGCTTTTCTCGACAGCATAGGATCATCCACTTCACCACAATCGGCTCGGCATCAGGTCTCAGCCTTGTGTGCGACGGATTTACCTATCGCACGGCCTACACCCTTACCCCGGGACAACCACCGCCCGGGATGGACTACCTTCCTGCGTCACCCCATCACTCACCTACTACCAACTTGGGTCACCGGCTCCACCACTTTCCTTTCCCCGAAGGGTCCGGAACGGCTTCACGGGCTTAGCATCACTGGATTCGATGTTTGACGCTTCACAGCGGGTACCGGAATATCAACCGGTTATCCATCGACTACGCCTGTCGGCCTCGCCTTAGGTCCCGACTTACCCTGGGCAGATCAGCTTGACCCAGGAACCCTTAGTCAATCGGCGCACACGTTTCTCACGTGTGAATCGCTACTCATGCCTGCATTCTCACTCGTCAACCGTCCACAACTCGCTTACGCGGCTGCTTCACCCGGCAGACGACGCTCCCCTACCCATCACAGCACCCGTTGGGGCTTATTGCTGCAATGACACGACTTCGGCGGTACGCTTGAGCCCCGCTACATTGTCGGCGCGGAATCACTAGACCAGTGAGCTATTACGCACTCTTTCAAGGGTGGCTGCTTCTAAGCCAACCTCCTGGTTGTCTCTGCGACTCCACATCCTTTCCCACTTAGCGTACGCTTAGGGGCCTTAGTCGATGCTCTGGGCTGTTTCCCTCTCGACCATGGAGCTTATCCCCCACAGTCTCACTGCCGCGCTCTCACTTACCGGCATTCGGAGTTTGGCTAAGGTCAGTAACCCGGTAGGGCCCATCGCCTATCCAGTGCTCTACCTCCGGCAAGAAACACACGACGCTGCACCTAAATGCATTTCGGGGAGAACCAGCTATCACGGAGTTTGATTGGCCTTTCACCCCTAACCACAGGTCATCCCCCAGGTTTTCAACCCTGGTGGGTTCGGTCCTCCACGAAGTCTTACCTCCGCTTCAACCTGCCCATGGCTAGATCACTCCGCTTCGGGTCTTGAGCGTGCTACTGAATCGCCCTGTTCGGACTCGCTTTCGCTACGGCTTCCCCACCCGGGTTAACCTCGCAACACACCGCAAACTCGCAGGCTCATTCTTCAAAAGGCACGCAGTCACGAGATGGAAGCAAGCTTCCATCCGACGCTCCCACGGCTTGTAGGCACACGGTTTCAGGTACTATTTCACTCCGCTCCCGCGGTACTTTTCACCATTCCCTCACGGTACTATCCGCTATCGGTCACCAGGGAATATTTAGGCTTAGCGGGTGGTCCCGCCAGATTCACACGGGATTTCTCGGGCCCCGTGCTACTTGGGTGTCTCTCAAACGAGCCGCTGACGTTTCGACTACGGGGGTCTTACCCTCTACGCCGGACCTTTCGCATGTCCTTCGCCTACATCAACGGTTTCTGACTCGTCCTGTCGCCGGCAGACGACAGAAGAGAGATCCCACAACCCCGTATACGCAACCCCTGCCGGGTCTCACACGCATACGGTTTGGCCTCATCCGGTTTCGCTCGCCACTACTCCCGGAATCACGGTTGTTTTCTCTTCCTGCGGGTACTGAGATGTTTCACTTCCCCGCGTTCCCTCCACACTGCCTATGTGTTCAGCAGCGGGTGACAGCCCATGACGACTGCCGGGTTTCCCCATTCGGAAACCCCCGGATCAAAGCCTGGTTGACGACTCCCCGGGGACTATCGTGGCCTCCCACGTCCTTCATCGGTTCCTGGTGCCAAGGCATCCACCGTGCGCCCTTAAAAACTTGGCCACAGATGCTCGCGTCCACTGTGCAGTTCTCAAACAACGACCAGCCACCCATCACCCCACCCTTACCAGGTGAGTTCACTGGGGCCGGCGACTGAGGAAAAGTTCGTTCCCTCAGACACCCAACAGCGTGCCCGGCCGGCTCCCGTCCGAAGATCAGCGTTCCACGCCCCCAAAGGGAGCAGTACTAGCAGCCTCCGACCCAAGAATCCGGCCGAATAGTCAACGTTCCACCCATGAGCAACCAGCATCAGACGTTCGCTGATGTACTGGCCTCTGACCTCACCCCGAGGGGATCGGTAAGAAGTGCTCCTTAGAAAGGAGGTGATCCAGCCGCACCTTCCGGTACGGCTACCTTGTTACGACTTCGTCCCAATCGCCAGTCCCACCTTCGACAGCTCCCTCCCACAAGGGGTTGGGCCACCGGCTTCGGGTGTTACCGACTTTCGTGACGTGACGGGCGGTGTGTACAAGGCCCGGGAACGTATTCACCGCAGCAATGCTGATCTGCGATTACTAGCGACTCCGACTTCATGGGGTCGAGTTGCAGACCCCAATCCGAACTGAGACCGGCTTTTTGAGATTCGCTCCACCTCGCGGTATCGCAGCTCATTGTACCGGCCATTGTAGCACGTGTGCAGCCCAAGACATAAGGGGCATGATGACTTGACGTCGTCCCCACCTTCCTCCGAGTTGACCCCGGCGGTCTCCCGTGAGTCCCCAGCACCACAAGGGCCTGCTGGCAACACGGGACAAGGGTTGCGCTCGTTGCGGGACTTAACCCAACATCTCACGACACGAGCTGACGACAGCCATGCACCACCTGTACACCGACCACAAGGGGGCGCCTGTCTCCAGACGTTTCCGGTGTATGTCAAGCCTTGGTAAGGTTCTTCGCGTTGCGTCGAATTAAGCCACATGCTCCGCCGCTTGTGCGGGCCCCCGTCAATTCCTTTGAGTTTTAGCCTTGCGGCCGTACTCCCCAGGCGGGGCACTTAATGCGTTAGCTGCGGCACGGACAACGTGGAATGTTGCCCACACCTAGTGCCCACCGTTTACGGCGTGGACTACCAGGGTATCTAATCCTGTTCGCTCCCCACGCTTTCGCTCCTCAGCGTCAGTATCGGCCCAGAGATCCGCCTTCGCCACCGGTGTTCCTCCTGATATCTGCGCATTTCACCGCTACACCAGGAATTCCGATCTCCCCTACCGAACTCTAGCCTGCCCGTATCGACTGCAGACCCGGGGTTAAGCCCCGGGCTTTCACAACCGACGTGACAAGCCGCCTACGAGCTCTTTACGCCCAATAATTCCGGACAACGCTCGCGCCCTACGTATTACCGCGGCTGCTGGCACGTAGTTAGCCGGCGCTTCTTCTGCAGGTACCGTCACTTTCGCTTCTTCCCTGCTGAAAGAGGTTTACAACCCGAAGGCCGTCATCCCTCACGCGGCGTCGCTGCATCAGGCTTTCGCCCATTGTGCAATATTCCCCACTGCTGCCTCCCGTAGGAGTCTGGGCCGTGTCTCAGTCCCAGTGTGGCCGGTCGCCCTCTCGGACCGGCTACCCGTCGTCGCCTTGGTGAGCCATTACCTCACCAACAAGCTGATAGGCCGCGGGCTCATCCTTCACCGCCGGAGCTTTTAACCTCCACTCAGGAGAGTGGAGATGTTATCCGGTATTAGACCCCGTTTCCAGGGCTTGTCCCAGAGTGAAGGGCAGATTGCCCACGTGTTACTCACCCGTTCGCCACTAATCCACCCCGAAGGGCTTCATCGTTCGACTTGCATGTGTTAAGCACGCCGCCAGCGTTCGTCCTGAGCCAGGATCAAACTCTCCGTGAATGTGTACCGGTAATCCGGTCGACACCACGAGAGCGGAACAGTCAGGCGGAATAGGCCCGACCGTTCACAGCGTCCTCGCTGTGTTTTTTCAAAGGAACCTCGTCCCAGCGAATGCTGGAGACGGGGTATCAACATATCTGGCGTTGACTTTTGGCACGCTGTTGAGTTCTCAAGGAACGGTCGCTTCCTTTGTACTCACCCTCTCAGGCTTTCCTCCGGGCGCTTCCCTTCGGTCTTGCGTTTCCGACTCTATCAGATCTTTCCGATCCGATTTCCTCGGTGCTTTCCAGGTTCTCGCTTTCGCGTTTCCCTTTCCGGCGGTTCCGACTTTATCAGAAGTTCCTGAGTCGGATTTCCCCTCCCTCGGCCGAAGCATGATCCCCGGCGCTGAGTTGGCCGGGTGCCCCGTCGGGAGGAGTTGTAAACCTACTGGAGCGGGGCTCCTCGATGCAAATCGAGGAGCCCCGCTCCCAGTTGGCGCCCGCTCGGGCCCGACGGCCCGTCAGACGTCCACGACCACAGGCAGGATCATCGGCCGGCGCCGGTAGTTGTCCGAGACCCACTTGCCCAGCGTGCGGCGAACGAGCTGCTGGAGCTGGTGGGGTTCGACCACGCCGTCCTGGGCGGAGCGTTCGAGCACCTCCGTGATCCGGGGGGCCACGTCGCCGAAGGCCGAGTCCTCGATGCCGGAACCGCGGGCCTGGATGTGCGGGCCGCCGGTGATCTTCCCGGTGGAGGAGTCGATGACCACGAAGACCGAGATGATGCCCTCGTCGCCGAGGATCTTGCGGTCCTTGAGGGCCGGCTCGCCCACGTCCCCGACGGAGAGGCCGTCGACGTAGACATAGCCCGCCTGGACCTTGCCGGAGATCTTCGCCTTGCCCTCGATGAGGTCGACGACCACGCCGTCCTCGGCGATGACGATGCGGTCGTGCGGGACGCCGGTCAGGGCGCCCAGTTCGGCGTTGGCGCGCAGGTGGCGCCATTCGCCGTGCACCGGCATCAGGTTCTTCGGGCGGCAGATGTTGTAGAAGTACAGCAGCTCGCCCGCGGACGCGTGGCCGGAGACGTGGACCTTGGCGTTGCCCTTGTGGACCACGTTGGCGCCCCAGCGGGTGAGGCCGTTGATCACGCGGTAGACCGCGTTCTCGTTGCCGGGGATCAGGGACGACGCCAGGATCACCGTGTCGCCCTGGACGATCCGGATCTGGTGGTCCCTGTTGGCCATGCGGGACAGGGCCGCCATCGGTTCGCCCTGGGAGCCCGTGCAGACCAGGACCACCTCGCGGTCGGGAAGGTCGTCGAGCGTCTTGACGTCGACCACCAGGCCCGGCGGGACCTTCAGATAGCCCAGGTCCCGCGCGATGCCCATGTTGCGGACCATCGAGCGGCCGACGAAGGCGACCCTGCGGCCGTATTCGTTGGCCGCGTCCAGGATCTGCTGGATGCGGTGGATGTGGCTGGCAAAGCTCGCCACGATGATCCGCTTGCGGGCGTTCCCGAAGACCTGGTGCAGGACGTTGGAGATGTCCCGCTCGGGCGGGACGAACCCCGGGACCTCGGCGTTCGTCGAGTCGGAGAGGAGGAGGTCGATCCCTTCCTCGCTCAGACGTGCGAACGCGTGCAGGTCCGTCAGACGGTTGTCCAGCGGGAGCTGGTCCATCTTGAAGTCGCCCGTGTGGACGACCATGCCCGCCGGGGTGCGGATGGCCACGGCCAGCGCGTCCGGGATGGAGTGGTTGACCGCGACGAACTCGCAGTCGAAGGGGCCGATGCGCTCGCGGTGCCCTTCCGCCACCTCGAGGGTGTACGGACGGATGCGGTGCTCCTGGAGCTTGGCCTCGATGAGGGCGAGGGTCAGCTTGGAGCCGATCAGCGGGATGTCCGGCTTCTCGCGCAGGAGGAAGGGAACGGCGCCGATGTGGTCCTCGTGGCCGTGCGTGAGGACGATGCCCTCGATGTCGTCGAGGCGGTCCCTGATGGACGAGAAGTCCGGCAGGATCAGGTCGATTCCGGGCTGCTCCTCCTCGGGGAAGAGCACTCCGCAGTCGACGATCAGCAGGCGGCCGCCGTATTCGAAGACCGTCATGTTGCGGCCGATCTCACCGAGACCGCCGAGCGGGGTGACGCGCAGGCCGCCGTCGGGGAGCGGCGGGGGCGGGCCGAGTTCGGGATGCGGATGACTCAAAAGACTCTCCTCACCACACGCGCCACGTACCGGTAGGGCACGTGGCGCGCATGACGTTCGTGCAGATGCAGTTGTCTGTGTGGGGTGCGCGGGCACCGGTGGCCCGCTTATTCAGTTGTGAAGCACGCGCGCGGGGGTCCCGCGCGAAGTCTGATGTCAGAGCTGTACCCCGCCGGCGGCAAGATCGATCTTGAGTTGCTCGATCTCTTCGGGCGCGCACTCGACCATGGGGGCGCGCAGGGGCCCGGCGGGCAGGCCCTTCAGGGCGAGCGCCGCCTTGGTCGTCATCACGCCCTGGGTGCGGAACATGCCCGTGTAGACGGGGAGCAGCTTCTGGTGGATCTCGGTGGCCTTCTGGACGTCACCGGAGGTGTACGCCTCGACCAGGGCGCGCAGCTCGGGGGTGACCACGTGGCCGACGACCGAGACGAAGCCGACGGCGCCGACGGAGAGCAGCGGGAGGTTCAGCATGTCGTCGCCGGAGTACCAGGCGAGGCCGGAGGTGGCGATGGCCCAGCTCGCGCGGCCGAGGTCGCCCTTGGCGTCCTTGTTGGCGACGATGCGCGGGTGCTCGGCGAGGCGGACGAGCGT of the Streptomyces koelreuteriae genome contains:
- a CDS encoding DegT/DnrJ/EryC1/StrS family aminotransferase translates to MLRAAGVGLGDEVVVPAFGNVEVAEAVAMAGAMPVFADIDPATYCLDAVAVEAAVTPRTAAVVVVHRFGRLADLARLHTLGARHGLLVLEQGESEAPYDEIAQRRERAGYLHAKLRGVRTPDDGDGHTYQQYVVRVPGNGRPDRDAFARAVRAKGVECRVPVKTPVHRLPEFRRCVSLPETERAADETLALPVDATLTKRDMQRIVSACNALGGLLQPAF
- a CDS encoding ribonuclease J, which codes for MSHPHPELGPPPPLPDGGLRVTPLGGLGEIGRNMTVFEYGGRLLIVDCGVLFPEEEQPGIDLILPDFSSIRDRLDDIEGIVLTHGHEDHIGAVPFLLREKPDIPLIGSKLTLALIEAKLQEHRIRPYTLEVAEGHRERIGPFDCEFVAVNHSIPDALAVAIRTPAGMVVHTGDFKMDQLPLDNRLTDLHAFARLSEEGIDLLLSDSTNAEVPGFVPPERDISNVLHQVFGNARKRIIVASFASHIHRIQQILDAANEYGRRVAFVGRSMVRNMGIARDLGYLKVPPGLVVDVKTLDDLPDREVVLVCTGSQGEPMAALSRMANRDHQIRIVQGDTVILASSLIPGNENAVYRVINGLTRWGANVVHKGNAKVHVSGHASAGELLYFYNICRPKNLMPVHGEWRHLRANAELGALTGVPHDRIVIAEDGVVVDLIEGKAKISGKVQAGYVYVDGLSVGDVGEPALKDRKILGDEGIISVFVVIDSSTGKITGGPHIQARGSGIEDSAFGDVAPRITEVLERSAQDGVVEPHQLQQLVRRTLGKWVSDNYRRRPMILPVVVDV